The Streptomyces halobius genomic interval CCGCGGTCGGCGCCGCCGTCGGCCCGGTCCTCGGCGGCTTCCTCGTGGAGAACTTCTGGTGGGGCTCGGTCTTCCTCATCAACATTCCGATGATGGCCGCGATGCTCCTGATAGGCCGCTGGCTGCTGCCGGAGTCCCGGGGCGAGCGCAACGGCCCGTGGGATGTGGTCGGCGCGATGATCGCGGCGCTCGGCGTCCTCGGCATCGTCCTCGGTGTCAAGCGGATCGGCAGCGGGATGGCGGTGTTCGGCCCGACCACGCTCCTGCCCATCGCCGTCGGCGCGCTGCTGCTCATCGTCTTCGTACGCCGCCAGCGCAGGCGGGAGCACCCGCTGATCGACATGCGGCTGTTCGCCCGGCCCGCGTTCGGCACCTCCGTCGGCTGCATCGTGCTGGCGATGCTCGCCCTGGTGGGCCTTCAGCTGATCGCCGTCCAGTACCTCCAGCTCGTCCTCGGACTGAACCCCCTGGAGACCGGACTGCGGATGCTGCCGCTGGTCTTGTCCGCGATGGCCGCCGGTCTCACCGGCTCACGGATGCTGCAGACCCTCGGCCCGCGCGCCATGGTCTCCCTGGGCTTCGTTCTCACCGCCTCCGCGGTGCTCTGTCTGACCGCGATGAACGACCAGGACACCCCCTGGCTGCTCGGCGCCGGCTTCGTGCTGCTCGGCTTCGGCTTCCAGTCCACGCTCTTCGGGGCGTACGAGTCCATGCTCAGCGAGGCCCCCGCGGAGCAGTCGGGCGGCGCCGCGGCCATCGGGGAGACCTCCTACCAGCTGGGCGCCGGCATCGGTGTCGCGCTGCTCGGCAGCGTCATGAACGCCGCCTACGCACCGGGCCTGGCGCATGTCGGCGGCGTCCCGGAGAAGGCCGCCGCATCGGCGTCGCATTCGCTCGGCGAGGCGTACAAGGTGGCCGCCGGGCTGGGCCCGTCCGCCGGGGCCGCGCTGCGCGAGGCCGCCCGGGACTCCTTCGTCCGCGGACTGCACATCACCCTGATCGCCAGCGCCTTGCTGCTGCTGGTCGGTGCGACGATCGCGCTGCGGCTGCCGCGCCGGGCGGCGGACTCCTCGGAGCGGGCCGAGAGCGGCACGGCCGTGGGGGAGCGCAGGGCGGGTGCCGGGTGCGAGACCGAACCGGCGCCGGCGAGCTCCGGCCGCTGACGGCATACGAGGGGACGGCGCCGATGGCCCAGGGCTGCCGGCGGTGACCCTTGCCCCGGCGGGCGGGCGGACCGTACCGTCGGACGCGCATAACTACCACTGCTAGTTTGCGCAGCGCCGCACCCGCCGGAGGCACCGTCATGTCAGCCGCCACCCCAGCACCGTCGTCCTCCTCGCTTCCGCCGTTCGACCCCGACGACCCGCTGGGCATCGACGACCTGCTCACCGACGAGGACCGCGCGGTGCGCGACACCGTCCGCCGGTGGGCCGCCGACCGCGTCCTGCCGGACATCGCCGACTGGTACGAGCGCGGCGAACTCCCCGGCATCCGCGAACTGGCCCGCGAGCTCGGCTCCCTCGGCGCGCTCGGTATGTCCCTGACCGGCTACGGCTGCGCGGGCGCCTCCGCCGTCCAGTACGGCCTGGCCTGCCTGGAGCTGGAGGCCGCCGACTCCGGCATCCGCTCGCTGGTCTCCGTCCAGGGATCGCTCGCCATGTACGCCCTGCACCGTTTCGGGTCCGAGGAACAGAAGCAGCGGTGGCTGCCGCGGATGGCGTCCGGCGAGATCATCGGCTGCTTCGGCCTCACCGAGCCCGATCACGGCTCCGACCCCGCCGGGATGCGGACCCACGCAAAGAAGGACGGCACGGACTGGGTGCTGACCGGACGCAAGATGTGGATCACCAATGGCTCGGTGGCCGGCGTCGCGGTGGTCTGGGCCCGTACGGACGACGGCATCCGCGGGTTTGTCGTCCCCACCGACAGCCCCGGGTTCACCGCCCCCGAGATCAAGCACAAGTGGTCCCTGCGCGCCTCGGTGACCAGCGAACTCGTGATGGACGAGGTCCGGTTGCCGGCCGACGCGGTGCTCCCCGGGGTCACCGGCCTGCGCGGCCCGCTCAGCTGTCTGAGCCACGCCCGCTACGGCATCGTCTGGGGCTCCATGGGCGCGGCGCGCGCCAGCTTCCAGGCGGCGCTGGAGTACGCGAAGACCCGGGAACAGTTCGACCGCCCCATCGGCGGCTTCCAGCTCACCCAGGCCAAGCTCGCCGACATGGCCGTCGAACTGCACAAGGGGATTCTGCTGGCCCATCATCTGGGGCTGCGGATGGACGCGGGGCGGCTGCGCCCCGAGCAGATCAGCTTCGGCAAGCTGAACAACGTCCGCGAGGCGATCGAGATCTGCCGCACCGCCCGGACGATCCTGGGCGCCAACGGGATCTCCCTGGAGTACCCCGTCATGCGGCATGCGACCAACCTGGAATCGGTGCTCACCTACGAGGGCACCGTCGAGATGCACCAGCTGGTGCTGGGCAAGGCGCTCACCGGTCTCGACGCGTTCCGGTGAGCCGGAGCGCCGGGTGGGTGAGGAGGGGCATCCGGTGAGCGCCTGGCTCGGCTCTGGTTGCTGCATCACCCCGGGGCAACCCCCGGACCCCCTGCGCGGAGCGCGTGTGGAGCCGCTCAGCTCTGGTTGAAAAATCCGCCGGTGCGGCGGCCTTCGCCGCTGACCACCTTGTAGTCGGCGGGGGTGAGCAGGAACACCCGGGTGGCGACCCGCTCGATCGAACCGCGCAGGCCGAAGGTCAGACCGGCCGCGAAGTCCACCACACGCTTGGCGTCGGCGGGCTCCATGGACGTCAGATTGACGATCACCGGGACACCCTCCCGGAAGAGCTCGCCGATACCACGGGCGTCACGGAACCCGTCCGGGGTGACCGTGGCGATGCGGGTGCCCTGGTCCTGGGCGGCCTCGTCGGCCACCCGGACCCGGGGGTCGGTCACCCAGGAGTTGCCCGGGTTTCCGGCCTCGGGGCCCTCGGCGTAGTCGTCGTCGTAATAGCGCTCGTCATCGTTGTCGTCGACGAGGCCAAGCCAGGCACTCGCCTTGCGTACCGATCCCATTGACGCCTCCTCTCACCCGTGGTGTGTCTGTGTTCCGCCTCTCTATGGTCGTCCATGATGCGGAGGGTGTGCCAAGTGGATAGCCGCCGCACGGGGGGTTCGTGACACATCTGGTGCAAACAGGTTGGCGTGTCATCAGATCCCGTGTCTTGGGCGGGAACT includes:
- a CDS encoding MFS transporter, whose amino-acid sequence is MSGTTTSGSGRTTGVPRLSGGGVNRWTVLIVLCVSLLFVALDTTILYVAVPSVTEDLRPGPVELLWIVDVYPLIAASLLILFGTLGDRVGRRRILLLGYGLFGLASAVAALAPNPQVLMVARALLGIGGAMIMPATLSILRQVFPDRRERAVAIGVWSAVAAVGAAVGPVLGGFLVENFWWGSVFLINIPMMAAMLLIGRWLLPESRGERNGPWDVVGAMIAALGVLGIVLGVKRIGSGMAVFGPTTLLPIAVGALLLIVFVRRQRRREHPLIDMRLFARPAFGTSVGCIVLAMLALVGLQLIAVQYLQLVLGLNPLETGLRMLPLVLSAMAAGLTGSRMLQTLGPRAMVSLGFVLTASAVLCLTAMNDQDTPWLLGAGFVLLGFGFQSTLFGAYESMLSEAPAEQSGGAAAIGETSYQLGAGIGVALLGSVMNAAYAPGLAHVGGVPEKAAASASHSLGEAYKVAAGLGPSAGAALREAARDSFVRGLHITLIASALLLLVGATIALRLPRRAADSSERAESGTAVGERRAGAGCETEPAPASSGR
- a CDS encoding acyl-CoA dehydrogenase family protein; this encodes MSAATPAPSSSSLPPFDPDDPLGIDDLLTDEDRAVRDTVRRWAADRVLPDIADWYERGELPGIRELARELGSLGALGMSLTGYGCAGASAVQYGLACLELEAADSGIRSLVSVQGSLAMYALHRFGSEEQKQRWLPRMASGEIIGCFGLTEPDHGSDPAGMRTHAKKDGTDWVLTGRKMWITNGSVAGVAVVWARTDDGIRGFVVPTDSPGFTAPEIKHKWSLRASVTSELVMDEVRLPADAVLPGVTGLRGPLSCLSHARYGIVWGSMGAARASFQAALEYAKTREQFDRPIGGFQLTQAKLADMAVELHKGILLAHHLGLRMDAGRLRPEQISFGKLNNVREAIEICRTARTILGANGISLEYPVMRHATNLESVLTYEGTVEMHQLVLGKALTGLDAFR
- a CDS encoding cell division protein SepF encodes the protein MGSVRKASAWLGLVDDNDDERYYDDDYAEGPEAGNPGNSWVTDPRVRVADEAAQDQGTRIATVTPDGFRDARGIGELFREGVPVIVNLTSMEPADAKRVVDFAAGLTFGLRGSIERVATRVFLLTPADYKVVSGEGRRTGGFFNQS